One window of Hylemonella gracilis genomic DNA carries:
- a CDS encoding glycosyltransferase family 2 protein, producing MTLLVKNEEDTIETNIRFHADQGVDAFIVMDNGSTDATPEILKILQKEYDLTVVHNASTAYKQSEWMTGMARQARRELGADLVISNDADEFWSTHDGSSLKSKLTSQESVVTVRRYNFILDEAQGEDRDGYVHCSNRVINPILYTSQEYEVQKKLSMPLQRIAPKVIVNPVGLLHINGGNHRAKHIMFWRNRVSEDIVVDHYPILSYRNFEKKIQSRQIIRTLHPERRLNVHYRRWLASLDSGELRQEYRQMLVNEKECEVLQRFGVIEQVKPTALARWHAAR from the coding sequence ATGACACTGTTGGTCAAAAACGAGGAGGACACAATAGAAACCAACATCCGTTTCCATGCAGATCAAGGCGTGGATGCTTTTATCGTCATGGACAATGGTTCAACCGACGCGACGCCAGAAATTCTGAAGATCTTGCAAAAGGAATACGACCTGACCGTCGTCCACAATGCCTCGACGGCATACAAGCAAAGCGAATGGATGACGGGCATGGCCCGGCAGGCTCGCAGGGAACTAGGCGCTGACTTGGTCATCAGCAACGACGCCGATGAGTTCTGGAGCACGCATGATGGCAGTTCCCTGAAAAGCAAACTGACCTCGCAGGAGTCAGTGGTGACGGTCCGACGCTACAACTTCATTCTGGATGAGGCGCAAGGCGAGGATCGCGATGGTTATGTGCATTGCAGCAATCGCGTGATCAACCCGATTCTCTACACCTCTCAGGAATATGAGGTCCAGAAGAAGTTATCCATGCCCTTGCAGAGGATCGCCCCCAAGGTCATCGTCAACCCTGTGGGGCTGCTTCACATCAACGGGGGCAATCATCGTGCCAAGCACATCATGTTTTGGCGCAATCGCGTGTCTGAAGACATTGTCGTGGACCACTATCCCATCCTAAGCTATCGAAATTTTGAGAAAAAAATTCAAAGTCGCCAAATCATCCGTACCCTGCATCCGGAGAGAAGGCTCAATGTGCATTACCGACGCTGGTTGGCCAGCCTGGATTCGGGCGAGTTGAGGCAAGAGTATCGACAGATGTTGGTTAACGAGAAAGAGTGCGAAGTCCTACAGCGCTTTGGCGTGATTGAGCAGGTTAAGCCGACTGCCTTGGCGCGCTGGCATGCTGCGCGTTAG